A section of the Roseivirga sp. BDSF3-8 genome encodes:
- the rny gene encoding ribonuclease Y, which yields MNDISIVLIISLATLAIGFVIGRYLLKQVYKKEEEEIKEKARLIIQEAEMKAESLKKEKVIEAKEKYLKLKSEFEEEVTRKKNQILSNEQKLKQRDSNLSKQMEQVKRKEAETESMKENLSAQIEIINKRKEDLEKVKSQQVRALEKVANLTADEARDQLVETLKEEAETKASSYIKEIMEEAKLSATKMAKKVVLDTIQRTATEHAIENCVSVFNIESDDIKGKIIGREGRNIRALEAATGVEIIVDDTPEAIIISGFDPVRREIARLSLHRLVQDGRIHPARIEEIVAKTRKNIEEEIVEIGERTVIDLGIHGLHPELIKMVGRMRFRSSYGQNLLQHSREVARLASTMASELGLNAKLAKRAGLLHDIGKVWPEEPEKPHAILGMELAKKYKEHPEVCNAIGAHHDEIEMTTLISPIIQACDAVSGSRPGARREVMESYIKRLKDLEELALGFDGVNKCYAIQAGRELRVMVDAESVSDNRAGQLSFDISKKIENDMQYPGQIKITVIREMRAVNYAR from the coding sequence TTGTGATCGGGCGATACCTGTTAAAGCAGGTTTACAAAAAAGAAGAGGAAGAAATAAAGGAAAAAGCCCGCCTCATTATCCAGGAGGCCGAAATGAAAGCCGAGTCTCTGAAAAAAGAAAAGGTGATCGAGGCCAAGGAAAAGTACCTTAAGCTCAAAAGTGAATTTGAAGAGGAAGTAACCAGAAAGAAAAACCAGATATTAAGCAACGAGCAAAAGCTTAAGCAGCGCGATAGCAACCTGTCCAAACAGATGGAACAGGTAAAACGAAAAGAAGCGGAAACCGAAAGTATGAAAGAGAATCTTTCTGCGCAGATTGAAATAATTAACAAGCGTAAGGAAGATCTTGAAAAAGTAAAATCCCAGCAGGTACGAGCCCTTGAAAAAGTAGCTAACCTGACAGCAGACGAAGCACGGGATCAACTTGTAGAAACCCTTAAAGAAGAAGCCGAAACGAAAGCCTCATCCTATATTAAGGAGATCATGGAGGAGGCTAAGCTTTCGGCTACCAAAATGGCTAAAAAGGTGGTATTGGACACCATCCAGCGGACAGCCACCGAGCATGCCATCGAAAACTGCGTCTCGGTATTCAATATTGAAAGTGACGACATTAAAGGGAAAATCATCGGCCGCGAAGGGCGAAACATCCGGGCGCTGGAGGCTGCCACAGGAGTTGAGATTATTGTAGATGATACCCCTGAGGCTATCATAATCTCTGGATTTGATCCCGTACGGAGAGAAATTGCCCGCCTGTCCCTGCATCGCCTGGTTCAGGATGGCCGGATACACCCTGCCCGTATAGAGGAGATTGTGGCTAAGACCCGCAAGAATATAGAAGAGGAGATCGTGGAGATAGGAGAACGTACAGTAATCGACCTTGGAATACACGGTTTACATCCGGAATTGATCAAAATGGTAGGCCGTATGCGATTCCGTTCCAGCTACGGACAAAACCTGCTACAACACTCGCGTGAAGTAGCCAGACTCGCCTCCACCATGGCTTCTGAATTGGGTCTTAACGCCAAGCTTGCAAAACGTGCTGGTCTGCTTCATGATATTGGTAAGGTATGGCCGGAGGAGCCGGAGAAGCCACATGCCATTCTCGGTATGGAACTGGCTAAAAAATACAAGGAACACCCTGAAGTATGTAATGCCATTGGTGCCCACCACGATGAGATAGAAATGACAACGCTTATTTCTCCCATCATACAGGCGTGCGATGCTGTCAGCGGATCACGCCCAGGGGCGCGCAGAGAAGTAATGGAAAGCTATATCAAGCGCCTTAAGGATCTGGAAGAGCTGGCTTTGGGCTTTGACGGGGTTAATAAATGTTATGCGATTCAGGCAGGCCGGGAGCTCCGCGTAATGGTGGATGCAGAATCGGTTTCAGACAACCGTGCAGGTCAACTTAGTTTCGATATCTCTAAAAAGATAGAGAATGACATGCAATATCCCGGGCAGATCAAGATTACAGTAATACGCGAAATGCGAGCTGTGAACTACGCCAGATAG
- a CDS encoding IS110 family transposase, whose translation MTIIKQCVGIDISQTTFAVCICFLEDTHDHHFSETRHFKNDKSGFNQLLRWVRKQCKSSVETVYLMEATGVYYENLAYHLHKLKQTVHVVLPNTSKHYFSSLNIKTKTDALDAKILSRFGVERKHKIWAPPSPVLLELRNLTRYYVQLQETKTALNNIKHSKEAAYEVQSIILKSNRSLIKTIDKQIQVCKTSIEKLIANEPQLNEKVRKVLTIKGVGLITVATIITETLGFEHFKSIRQVVSYAGYDVVERQSGSSIKGKTRISKKGNRYIRNALYFPAMVSCRFNPSLKSTYLRIIQKKPSKMIGQVAIQRKLLALIYTLWKNDSEYIEGYKKEVASAIKTEATLDSSN comes from the coding sequence ATGACTATCATCAAACAATGTGTCGGTATCGACATCTCCCAGACAACCTTTGCAGTATGCATCTGCTTTTTAGAAGATACTCATGATCATCACTTCAGTGAGACAAGGCATTTCAAGAATGACAAAAGTGGCTTTAATCAACTGCTCCGCTGGGTGCGGAAGCAATGCAAAAGCTCAGTAGAAACAGTGTATTTGATGGAGGCTACAGGGGTTTATTACGAAAACCTTGCCTATCATTTGCATAAGCTAAAGCAGACAGTGCATGTAGTGCTTCCTAATACCTCTAAGCATTACTTTTCAAGCCTCAACATAAAGACTAAAACCGATGCTTTGGATGCAAAGATTCTTAGCCGTTTTGGTGTGGAAAGGAAACATAAGATCTGGGCTCCGCCTTCACCAGTATTGCTGGAACTAAGGAACCTGACTCGTTATTATGTACAGCTCCAGGAAACAAAGACAGCACTCAACAATATCAAACACAGTAAGGAGGCCGCTTATGAGGTACAGTCTATCATATTAAAGAGCAACCGTAGCCTGATCAAGACTATAGATAAGCAAATACAGGTGTGTAAAACGAGTATTGAAAAACTTATCGCCAATGAGCCTCAGCTTAACGAAAAAGTTAGAAAGGTTTTGACTATCAAAGGGGTAGGCCTCATCACAGTTGCAACCATTATTACCGAAACCCTGGGTTTTGAGCATTTTAAAAGCATCAGGCAAGTGGTAAGCTATGCAGGGTATGATGTGGTAGAAAGGCAGTCAGGGAGCTCTATCAAGGGTAAGACTAGAATATCTAAAAAGGGCAACCGCTATATCAGAAATGCGCTCTACTTCCCTGCTATGGTTAGCTGTAGATTCAACCCAAGCCTAAAATCTACTTACCTGAGAATCATTCAGAAAAAACCATCCAAAATGATTGGCCAGGTAGCCATACAAAGAAAGCTCTTGGCTTTGATCTACACACTT